The proteins below come from a single Gordonia pseudamarae genomic window:
- a CDS encoding hemolysin family protein — protein sequence MLTVLGILLGVLVVLAITALTGYFVAQEFAFMAVDRSRLAARAAAGDAAAKRTLSVTRRTSFMLSGAQLGITITGLLVGYVAEPLIGNGVGDLFSDIGIPVSVGVAIGTVLAVGFSTVVQMVFGELLPKNLAIAKPEPVARWLARSTTIYLAVFGPIITVFDKAAELLLRILHIEPVHDVEHSATPRDLEHIVAESRETGELPAQLSTLLDRVLDFPTRSAEHAMIPRGNVDTVSVDDLARDVLELMSSGHTRYPVVDGAHEVRGIIDLQVLLNWSHAGADPTVTAGALCRPAIAVPDSLPLPEVLDQIEAADGELAIVIDEYGGFAGIITIEDIAEEIVGEIDDEHDPVTPKDVEQTDGGWLVQGDAHLDEVSRIIGYELPEGDYETIAGLVITIFEGLPDVGDTVTIPLDPDPADLIGEGGGHHEVRATVREIEKRVPSLVFVTFVGGTGKEAGDE from the coding sequence GTGCTGACCGTCCTGGGAATCTTGCTGGGCGTTCTCGTCGTCCTGGCCATCACCGCGCTCACCGGCTACTTCGTGGCGCAGGAATTCGCCTTCATGGCCGTCGACAGGTCCCGGCTCGCCGCGCGCGCAGCGGCCGGCGACGCTGCCGCCAAACGCACCCTGTCGGTGACGCGCCGCACCTCGTTCATGCTCTCCGGTGCGCAACTGGGCATCACCATCACCGGACTTCTCGTCGGCTACGTCGCCGAACCACTCATCGGCAACGGGGTGGGCGACCTCTTCAGCGACATCGGCATCCCGGTGTCGGTGGGAGTCGCGATCGGCACCGTCCTGGCCGTCGGATTTTCCACCGTGGTGCAGATGGTGTTCGGTGAGCTTCTCCCGAAGAACCTCGCCATCGCCAAACCCGAACCGGTCGCACGCTGGCTGGCCCGGTCCACCACCATCTACCTGGCCGTGTTCGGCCCCATCATCACCGTCTTCGACAAGGCCGCCGAACTGCTGCTGCGGATACTGCACATCGAGCCCGTCCACGACGTCGAACACTCGGCCACCCCGCGCGACCTCGAACACATCGTCGCCGAGTCGCGGGAGACCGGCGAACTGCCCGCGCAACTGTCGACGCTGCTCGACCGGGTCCTCGACTTTCCCACGCGCAGTGCCGAACACGCGATGATCCCACGCGGCAACGTCGACACCGTCTCCGTCGACGACCTGGCCCGCGACGTGCTGGAGCTGATGAGTTCGGGACACACCCGATACCCGGTGGTCGACGGCGCGCACGAGGTCCGCGGCATCATCGACCTGCAGGTCCTGCTCAACTGGTCGCACGCCGGCGCCGACCCGACGGTCACCGCCGGCGCACTGTGCCGCCCCGCCATCGCCGTCCCCGATTCCCTGCCGTTGCCCGAGGTCCTCGACCAGATCGAGGCCGCGGACGGCGAACTGGCGATCGTCATCGACGAATACGGCGGCTTCGCCGGCATCATCACCATCGAGGACATCGCCGAGGAGATCGTCGGCGAGATCGACGACGAACACGACCCGGTGACACCCAAGGACGTCGAGCAGACCGACGGCGGCTGGCTGGTACAGGGCGACGCGCACCTGGACGAAGTGTCCCGGATCATCGGATACGAACTGCCCGAAGGGGATTACGAAACAATCGCCGGGCTTGTCATCACCATCTTCGAAGGTCTGCCCGACGTGGGCGACACGGTGACCATTCCGCTCGACCCCGACCCCGCGGACCTGATCGGGGAGGGCGGCGGCCACCACGAAGTGCGCGCCACGGTACGCGAGATCGAGAAACGGGTGCCGTCATTGGTGTTCGTGACATTTGTCGGCGGCACCGGCAAGGAGGCCGGCGATGAGTAA
- the tgt gene encoding tRNA guanosine(34) transglycosylase Tgt, whose translation MTNGSSSDPRTGRSRPVDYTVGTSLPGTLGRTGIIHTPHGDIHTPAFVPVGTKATVKTVLPESVAALGAQAVLANAYHLYLQPGPQIIDEAGGLGAFMNWRGPTYTDSGGFQVMSLGAGFKKVISMDAAEAPDDDLTAGGKERLSDVDDDGVTFKSHLDGSKHRFTPEVSMRIQHQLGADIIFAFDELTTLMNTRSYQESSLERTRLWAIRCLAEHNRLSAERAHRPQQSLWGVIQGAQYEDLRRKAARDLVALSEADRAAGGKGFGGYGIGGALEKDNLGTIVGWVNSELPESAPKHLLGISEPDDIFTAIENGVDTFDCVSPTRVARNGAIYSRDGRYNVTNAKYRKDFGPLDADTENYTSQYSRAYLHHLFKAKEGLAATLATLHNVSFIVNLVDGARRAIETGDYLAYRDDFLGRYYAGS comes from the coding sequence GTGACCAATGGATCTTCGTCAGACCCGCGGACGGGGCGCAGCAGACCCGTCGACTACACGGTCGGCACGTCGCTGCCCGGCACCCTCGGCCGCACCGGCATCATCCACACGCCGCACGGTGACATCCACACACCGGCATTCGTGCCGGTCGGGACCAAGGCAACCGTCAAGACGGTGCTGCCGGAGTCGGTGGCCGCCCTCGGCGCCCAGGCCGTGCTGGCCAACGCCTACCACCTGTATCTTCAGCCCGGCCCGCAGATCATCGACGAGGCGGGCGGGCTCGGTGCCTTCATGAACTGGCGCGGACCCACCTACACCGACAGTGGCGGGTTCCAGGTCATGTCGCTCGGTGCGGGCTTCAAGAAGGTCATCTCGATGGACGCCGCAGAGGCACCCGACGACGACCTCACCGCGGGCGGCAAGGAACGCCTGTCCGACGTCGACGACGACGGCGTCACCTTCAAATCTCACCTGGACGGGTCGAAACATCGATTCACCCCCGAGGTGTCGATGCGGATCCAGCACCAGCTCGGCGCCGACATCATCTTCGCCTTCGACGAACTGACGACGCTGATGAACACCCGCTCGTACCAGGAGAGTTCACTCGAACGGACCCGGCTGTGGGCGATCCGCTGCCTCGCCGAACACAACCGGCTCAGTGCCGAACGCGCTCACCGGCCGCAACAGTCGCTGTGGGGGGTGATCCAGGGTGCCCAGTACGAGGACCTGCGCCGCAAGGCAGCGCGCGACCTGGTCGCCCTCAGCGAGGCCGACCGTGCCGCCGGCGGAAAAGGGTTCGGCGGATACGGGATCGGTGGTGCGCTGGAGAAGGACAACCTGGGCACCATCGTCGGCTGGGTCAATTCCGAACTGCCCGAGAGTGCGCCCAAACATCTGCTCGGCATCAGCGAACCCGACGACATCTTCACCGCCATCGAGAACGGCGTCGACACCTTTGACTGCGTCTCACCGACCCGTGTCGCCCGCAACGGCGCGATCTATTCGCGCGACGGCCGCTACAACGTCACCAACGCGAAATACCGTAAGGATTTCGGTCCACTCGACGCGGACACCGAAAACTACACCTCGCAGTACAGCCGCGCCTATCTGCATCATCTGTTCAAGGCGAAAGAAGGGCTCGCCGCCACCCTGGCGACGCTGCACAACGTCTCATTCATCGTCAACCTCGTCGACGGCGCCCGGCGAGCCATCGAAACGGGCGACTACCTCGCCTACCGCGACGACTTCCTCGGCCGCTACTACGCGGGCAGCTGA
- a CDS encoding calcium/sodium antiporter, which translates to MNQYVLVAAGLLALVAGAEALVQGGATIATRLGVSPLLVGLTVVSIGTSLPELAVGIDAALNDAGTMAIGNIAGTNIVNILLILGMSAAMVPLVLHRRTLRVDLPCMVVSAIALLILCAGGTLSRFDGAVLLILAVTYTGLVIRADLTSKSSPPEAEEAPPGPWPTALLQLGGGIAVVVLGADWLVDGAVQVATDLNVSEAVIGLTVLAIGTSAPELVTTLVSTARGNRDLAIGNLIGSSVYNITLILGATAMVAPIPVDDDLLRIDIPLMTAVALLCIPVFISGRRISRLEGAAFVAAYAVYLTLLLVFRT; encoded by the coding sequence ATGAACCAGTACGTTCTCGTCGCCGCGGGACTGCTGGCGCTGGTCGCCGGCGCCGAAGCCCTCGTCCAGGGTGGTGCGACCATCGCCACCCGGCTCGGCGTGTCCCCACTGCTGGTGGGGCTGACGGTCGTGTCGATCGGTACCAGCCTCCCCGAGCTGGCCGTCGGTATCGACGCCGCCCTCAACGATGCGGGCACGATGGCGATCGGCAATATCGCCGGCACCAACATCGTGAACATCCTGCTCATCCTCGGTATGTCGGCCGCGATGGTCCCGCTGGTGCTGCATCGGCGAACCCTGCGCGTCGACCTGCCGTGCATGGTGGTCAGCGCCATCGCGTTGCTCATCCTGTGCGCCGGCGGCACCCTGTCCCGCTTCGATGGCGCGGTGCTGCTCATACTGGCCGTGACGTACACGGGTTTGGTGATTCGCGCCGACCTGACGTCGAAATCGTCACCGCCCGAAGCGGAGGAGGCTCCACCCGGACCGTGGCCGACCGCGCTGCTCCAACTGGGCGGCGGCATCGCGGTCGTCGTGCTCGGCGCCGACTGGCTCGTCGACGGCGCGGTACAGGTGGCCACCGACCTCAACGTCAGCGAGGCCGTCATCGGCCTGACCGTCCTGGCGATCGGCACATCGGCGCCCGAACTGGTCACCACGCTGGTGTCGACGGCACGCGGCAACCGCGACCTGGCCATCGGCAACCTCATCGGGTCGAGCGTCTACAACATCACACTGATTCTCGGCGCCACCGCGATGGTCGCGCCGATACCCGTCGACGACGACCTGCTACGTATCGACATCCCGCTGATGACGGCGGTGGCGCTGCTGTGCATCCCGGTGTTCATCTCGGGACGGCGGATCTCCCGGCTCGAAGGCGCCGCCTTCGTCGCCGCCTACGCCGTGTATCTGACGCTGCTGTTGGTGTTCCGGACCTGA
- the gluQRS gene encoding tRNA glutamyl-Q(34) synthetase GluQRS, translating into MTTAAGRFAPSPSGALHVGNLRTALLAWLFARTTGRAFRIRMEDLDRTALGADAQQLADLATLGIEWDEPVIHQTDRLDVYRSVIAELTAAGETFECFCTRREILEAPSAPHSPDGAYPGTCRTLTAARRAEKIAAGRPPAIRLRTAVDEFTVIDTQLGEYTGMVDDFVICRGDGTPAYNLAVVVDDAAQGVDQVVRGDDLLSSAPRQAYLATRLGYHRPGYSHVPMVLGDKGVRLSKRDGAVTLGDLAAAGVSTPIVLSRIAESLDLAEHGEIVDAATLATRFDPAALPRDPWIVTPDIWG; encoded by the coding sequence ATGACCACCGCAGCCGGCCGTTTCGCCCCGTCCCCGTCGGGGGCCCTGCACGTGGGGAATCTGCGGACCGCACTGCTGGCGTGGCTGTTCGCCCGTACCACCGGGCGGGCGTTCCGGATCCGGATGGAAGACCTGGATCGCACCGCGCTCGGCGCCGACGCACAGCAACTCGCCGACCTCGCGACGCTGGGCATCGAGTGGGACGAGCCGGTGATCCACCAGACCGACCGGCTGGACGTGTACCGTTCGGTGATCGCCGAACTCACCGCCGCCGGCGAGACGTTCGAGTGCTTCTGCACGCGCCGCGAGATCCTGGAGGCGCCGTCGGCCCCGCACTCCCCCGACGGCGCGTACCCCGGTACCTGCCGCACCCTGACCGCCGCCCGCCGCGCCGAGAAGATCGCCGCAGGACGGCCACCGGCCATCCGGTTACGCACGGCCGTAGACGAATTCACCGTCATTGACACACAACTCGGCGAATACACCGGCATGGTCGACGATTTCGTGATCTGCCGGGGTGACGGAACCCCCGCGTACAACCTCGCGGTGGTGGTCGACGACGCCGCGCAGGGGGTCGATCAGGTTGTCCGGGGCGATGATCTGCTCTCGTCCGCACCCCGGCAGGCGTATCTGGCGACGCGCCTGGGGTACCACCGGCCCGGCTACTCACATGTGCCGATGGTGCTGGGCGACAAGGGTGTCCGGCTCAGCAAACGCGACGGCGCGGTCACCCTCGGCGATCTTGCCGCCGCGGGCGTGTCCACACCGATCGTGCTGTCCCGGATCGCCGAATCCCTCGATCTCGCCGAACATGGCGAGATCGTCGACGCCGCCACGCTCGCAACGCGGTTCGACCCGGCGGCGCTCCCCCGCGATCCGTGGATCGTGACCCCCGACATCTGGGGCTGA
- a CDS encoding ATP-dependent DNA ligase, with amino-acid sequence MQLPVLPPVAPMLAKAVTAIPDQPDGEPTWSFEPKWDGFRALLFRDGDDVAIGSRGGKDLARYFPEIVAAARSELPDKVVLDGELGVPALIGDTHRLDWDSLSQRIHPAGSRITKLSEQTPAMFIGFDALALGEASVLDKPFEVRRRVLLDAVEPDGDDRGRDRRFHVSRVTTDPELAREWFSAFEGAGLDGVVGKRLAGPYVQNKREMIKIKHKRTADCVIIGYRVHKSGTGLGSMLLGLHTDDGDLHMVGGSSAFSDAKRRELQQLLEPMRLDPDNPAMGEQTRWRSGKDGAWIPVRPELVAEFAYDQMENHRFRHTVTFLRWRPDRAPDSCGYGQLEVPLTYDLHDVLEGS; translated from the coding sequence ATGCAGCTTCCGGTTCTGCCGCCCGTCGCGCCGATGCTCGCCAAGGCGGTTACCGCGATCCCCGACCAGCCGGACGGTGAACCGACCTGGTCGTTCGAGCCGAAGTGGGACGGTTTCCGGGCGTTGCTGTTCCGCGACGGTGACGACGTGGCGATCGGTTCGCGCGGCGGCAAGGACCTGGCCCGGTACTTTCCCGAGATCGTGGCCGCGGCCAGGAGCGAACTCCCCGACAAGGTGGTGCTCGACGGCGAACTGGGGGTGCCCGCACTCATCGGCGACACTCATCGGCTGGACTGGGATTCGCTGTCCCAGCGCATCCACCCCGCCGGATCCCGGATCACCAAGCTGTCGGAGCAGACCCCGGCGATGTTCATCGGCTTCGACGCCCTCGCTCTCGGGGAGGCGAGCGTGCTCGACAAGCCGTTCGAGGTGCGCCGTCGGGTACTGCTCGACGCCGTGGAACCCGATGGCGATGACCGGGGCCGCGATCGACGATTTCATGTGAGTCGGGTGACCACCGACCCGGAGCTGGCCCGGGAATGGTTCTCGGCGTTCGAGGGTGCCGGTCTCGACGGGGTGGTGGGCAAACGGCTGGCGGGCCCGTATGTGCAGAACAAGCGCGAGATGATCAAGATCAAACACAAGCGCACCGCCGACTGCGTGATCATCGGCTACCGGGTCCACAAGAGCGGAACGGGACTCGGTTCGATGCTGCTCGGTCTGCACACCGACGACGGCGATCTGCACATGGTGGGCGGGTCCAGCGCCTTTTCCGACGCAAAACGTCGTGAACTGCAACAACTCCTGGAACCGATGCGCCTGGATCCGGACAACCCGGCGATGGGGGAGCAGACGCGCTGGCGTTCGGGCAAGGACGGCGCGTGGATTCCGGTGCGGCCCGAACTGGTGGCCGAATTCGCCTACGACCAGATGGAGAACCACCGGTTCCGGCACACCGTCACCTTCCTGCGGTGGCGCCCGGACCGCGCGCCCGACAGTTGCGGCTACGGCCAACTGGAGGTGCCGCTCACCTATGACCTGCACGATGTGCTGGAAGGGAGCTGA
- a CDS encoding DNA polymerase domain-containing protein, translated as MASRSPAEELDVDDIAVRLSNPDKIYFPELGENGGRKRDLVGYYRTIALAGPLMAAVRDRPTFIERYPDGVDGDQIYQKHIARTRPDHVLSTPITFPSGRTGDALRPTVPADIVWAANYGTVIFHTWPTLHPDNDHPDQLRIDLDPSPGTDFDDVRRVAIDLVRPLLTELGLTGFVKTSGSRGIHVFVPIEPRWDFIAGRRAVIALARELERRDRDAVTTSWWKEERGQRIFIDFNQNARDRSMCAAYSVRRSPDGRVSTPVTWDELADVDPAGFTMATVPDLLARRPDPWADINDHRAGIEPLLELVSRDEENGLGDMPYPPSYPKMPGEPPRVQPSKKVASHWDEHGNRVDG; from the coding sequence GTGGCATCACGTTCGCCCGCCGAGGAACTCGACGTGGACGACATTGCCGTCCGGCTGTCCAACCCGGACAAGATCTACTTTCCCGAGCTCGGCGAGAACGGCGGCCGCAAAAGGGATCTCGTCGGCTACTATCGCACCATCGCGCTGGCCGGGCCGCTGATGGCGGCGGTGCGGGACCGGCCGACGTTCATCGAACGCTATCCCGACGGCGTGGACGGCGATCAGATCTACCAGAAGCACATCGCGCGCACACGTCCCGATCACGTTCTGTCCACCCCGATCACGTTCCCGTCGGGCCGTACGGGCGATGCGCTGCGGCCCACCGTTCCCGCCGACATCGTGTGGGCGGCCAACTACGGCACGGTCATCTTTCACACCTGGCCCACGCTGCACCCCGACAACGATCATCCCGATCAACTGCGCATCGATCTGGATCCCTCGCCGGGTACCGATTTCGACGATGTGCGCCGGGTCGCGATAGACCTCGTGCGGCCGCTACTGACGGAACTGGGGCTCACCGGATTCGTGAAGACCTCGGGCAGCCGGGGCATTCATGTGTTCGTACCCATCGAACCGCGCTGGGACTTCATCGCCGGGCGTCGTGCGGTGATCGCGCTGGCCCGCGAACTCGAACGCCGCGACCGCGACGCGGTCACCACCTCGTGGTGGAAAGAGGAACGCGGACAACGCATCTTCATAGACTTCAACCAGAACGCCCGTGATCGTTCGATGTGTGCCGCGTACTCGGTGCGGCGCAGCCCCGACGGCCGGGTGTCCACACCGGTCACCTGGGACGAACTCGCCGACGTCGACCCCGCCGGGTTCACCATGGCCACCGTTCCCGACCTGCTGGCCCGGCGCCCGGATCCGTGGGCCGACATCAACGATCATCGTGCCGGTATCGAACCGTTGCTCGAGTTGGTGTCCCGCGACGAGGAGAACGGGTTGGGGGATATGCCGTATCCGCCCAGCTACCCGAAGATGCCGGGTGAGCCACCGCGGGTCCAGCCGAGCAAGAAGGTTGCGTCGCACTGGGATGAGCACGGTAACCGGGTCGACGGCTAG
- a CDS encoding hemolysin family protein, whose amino-acid sequence MSNPWIVLLVTAFLIALSAFFVAVEFSLIAARRHRLEDAAAGSRSAAAALRSASELPVLLAGSQLGITVCTLALGAITKPAVHHWITPVLDTWGAPHWLADVLGFILALLIVTFLHLVVGEMAPKSWSIAHPEKSATMLALPMRAFMWLTRPLLELLNRLANWFLHKLGVQAVDQVASGQDSEALAHLVEHSADVGTLDEAYHTRLASALELSKLTVRDVLPPGATLTGVRPDATAAEIRDMSRQTGFRRILVRANGLVDGVVHVRDAVAAADDGVRAADLMRPVLALDATSPVYEVLQKMRETRSHVATVTDGGVSIGMLTLNDVLQRLLATTD is encoded by the coding sequence ATGAGTAATCCGTGGATCGTTCTGCTCGTGACGGCCTTCCTGATCGCGCTCAGCGCCTTCTTCGTGGCTGTGGAGTTCTCGTTGATCGCGGCCCGCAGGCACCGGTTGGAGGACGCCGCGGCCGGCAGCCGTTCGGCCGCCGCCGCACTGCGCAGCGCCTCCGAACTGCCCGTACTGCTGGCCGGTTCGCAGCTGGGCATCACGGTGTGCACGCTCGCGCTCGGTGCGATCACCAAACCCGCCGTGCACCACTGGATCACGCCCGTGCTCGACACCTGGGGGGCGCCGCACTGGCTGGCCGACGTGCTCGGCTTCATCCTCGCGTTGCTGATCGTGACATTCCTGCATCTGGTGGTGGGTGAGATGGCACCCAAGTCGTGGTCCATCGCCCACCCCGAGAAGTCGGCGACGATGCTGGCGCTGCCGATGCGGGCGTTCATGTGGCTGACCCGGCCTCTGCTGGAGTTGCTCAACCGGCTGGCCAACTGGTTCCTGCACAAGCTGGGGGTGCAGGCCGTCGATCAGGTTGCCTCCGGGCAGGATTCGGAGGCCCTCGCGCACCTGGTGGAACACTCGGCCGACGTCGGCACGCTCGACGAGGCCTATCACACCCGCCTGGCCAGTGCGCTGGAGCTGTCGAAGCTGACCGTCCGCGACGTGCTGCCGCCGGGGGCGACGCTGACCGGTGTCCGGCCCGATGCCACCGCCGCGGAGATCCGGGACATGAGCCGGCAGACCGGATTCCGCCGGATACTGGTGCGTGCCAACGGGCTGGTGGACGGCGTGGTGCATGTGCGTGACGCGGTTGCCGCCGCCGATGACGGGGTCCGTGCCGCCGATCTCATGCGGCCTGTGCTGGCCCTGGATGCCACTTCACCGGTGTACGAAGTGTTGCAGAAGATGCGCGAGACCCGTAGCCACGTCGCCACCGTCACCGACGGCGGCGTCAGCATCGGCATGCTCACCCTCAACGACGTCCTGCAGCGGCTCCTGGCCACCACCGACTGA